One Gemmatimonadaceae bacterium DNA segment encodes these proteins:
- a CDS encoding M28 family peptidase, translated as MSRATPLSLPGAAAHERGFRLPASLLAALSLTIQGACHGGGAPSAASLPVATPDSARLAADVGYLASDALEGRRTGTAGNDSARAFIARRFAALRLRAVVSPPTCTVRCTPGFVQPFVARSAVAQRAGLPPEMPTANVVAMIEGRDPALRRQVIVLGAHFDHLGRSGFNALDPEAGDAIRNGADDNASGVATVLELARLLAARPTARSVAIVAFSGEELGLLGSAWFVDHAPFPLDSVQAMLNFDMVGRLREDKLMVYGTATAKELAAIVNDANVAPALTLIAIGDGAGPSDHASFYLRNLPVLHFFTDLHDDYHRATDDAARINAAGMARVAAFAERIVRTLGNRPSRLTFVRAPATATQTGMPTRSGPQPYLGSIPDMAATDVRGVRLTGVRPGSPAEAAGLRAGDVIISIGGKSVTDLYTYTDALYSHAPREQVELVVLRDTARLTVTVTLTRRAGG; from the coding sequence ATGTCTCGCGCCACACCCCTGTCCCTGCCTGGAGCGGCTGCGCACGAGCGCGGCTTCCGGCTGCCGGCGTCGCTGCTCGCCGCCCTCTCGTTGACCATTCAGGGCGCCTGCCATGGGGGCGGCGCCCCGTCAGCTGCCTCCCTTCCCGTCGCAACCCCCGACAGCGCGCGCCTCGCAGCGGATGTCGGCTACCTCGCCAGTGACGCCCTCGAAGGGCGGCGGACCGGGACCGCCGGCAACGACAGCGCTCGCGCCTTCATCGCGCGACGATTCGCCGCGCTCCGGTTGCGGGCGGTCGTGTCGCCTCCCACGTGCACCGTCCGCTGCACGCCGGGCTTTGTGCAGCCGTTCGTCGCCCGCTCGGCGGTCGCGCAGCGCGCCGGCCTTCCCCCGGAGATGCCGACCGCCAACGTGGTGGCGATGATCGAGGGGCGCGACCCGGCGCTTCGCCGGCAGGTGATCGTGCTCGGCGCGCACTTCGATCACCTGGGGCGCAGCGGCTTCAATGCACTCGACCCGGAGGCCGGCGACGCCATCCGCAACGGAGCAGACGACAATGCGTCCGGCGTGGCGACCGTGCTCGAACTCGCGCGCCTGCTCGCGGCGCGCCCCACGGCACGCTCCGTCGCGATCGTCGCGTTCAGCGGGGAGGAGCTTGGGCTCCTCGGCTCCGCATGGTTTGTCGATCACGCGCCGTTCCCGCTCGACTCGGTGCAGGCCATGCTCAACTTCGACATGGTGGGGCGCCTGCGCGAGGACAAGCTGATGGTGTACGGAACGGCGACGGCGAAGGAGCTGGCGGCGATCGTCAACGACGCCAACGTCGCCCCTGCGCTCACGCTCATCGCCATCGGCGACGGTGCGGGGCCATCCGACCACGCCTCGTTCTACCTGCGCAACCTTCCCGTCCTGCATTTCTTCACTGACCTGCACGACGACTATCATCGCGCCACCGACGACGCGGCGCGCATCAACGCCGCCGGGATGGCGCGCGTGGCGGCCTTCGCCGAGCGAATCGTGCGCACCCTGGGCAACCGCCCGTCGCGCCTCACGTTCGTGCGCGCGCCGGCGACGGCCACGCAGACCGGGATGCCGACGCGCTCCGGCCCCCAGCCCTACCTGGGCTCGATTCCCGACATGGCGGCCACCGACGTGCGCGGCGTGCGGCTGACGGGAGTGCGCCCGGGGTCGCCGGCCGAGGCGGCGGGACTTCGCGCCGGTGACGTCATCATCTCGATCGGGGGGAAGAGCGTGACCGACCTCTACACCTACACCGATGCACTCTACTCCCACGCACCGCGAGAGCAGGTGGAGCTGGTGGTGCTGCGCGACACCGCCCGACTCACCGTGACGGTGACGCTGACGCGCCGCGCGGGAGGCTGA
- a CDS encoding HEAT repeat domain-containing protein, with protein sequence MSSIFESVRAIARLTWLLSNRPTAVEEQKRTLREAIGGIRGAGLVLSLAELNRSLAAATQLEPVPAEVPWLSELSARMAGHAVMLFDIAPEVKAADLLGVARVLSSPPVAGDEGANFDARCRELQLTTIDIRMGRVGFLRRATPISSGRIAVTPPAQTPPLGIGAVPALPGAVADGGGKRTPPRVVREVARAPRGAAGGAAGDERLQDDEEAMMASAMSRDASPRLIDAVLQHLDAPLDASSAPVVLDEYSRTVEDLARDGRWEGVGLLLRRMVAREGEVTNADVKRSFVIHLRRLFKPGVLRGVAQFVARRRELREEMAPVFNRAGETGAEVLIELMVASNVTSERRAFRSMLARCPDATEQLRHLLQDARWYVVRNAAELLGEMGVVESDAALIAALRHSDARVRRAVAGALARLGTARGVHAVQGLLGDSNAAVRLQAVHGLSSARVSRSVPALLAALEQESDPELQHALLHALGAHPTDASVSALSQAAQPGGLLTRKSTAYRLAAVHALGEAATLTALSVLRRLQADKDREVRAAVSRALMAHAQGVLAPAGGARG encoded by the coding sequence ATGTCGTCAATCTTCGAGTCCGTCCGCGCCATTGCCCGCCTGACCTGGTTGCTCTCGAATCGCCCCACGGCGGTGGAGGAGCAGAAACGGACGTTGCGCGAAGCGATCGGCGGCATTCGCGGGGCTGGGCTCGTCCTCTCGTTGGCCGAGCTGAATCGTTCGCTGGCGGCGGCGACGCAGCTCGAGCCGGTCCCCGCCGAGGTGCCGTGGCTGTCCGAGCTGTCGGCGCGCATGGCCGGGCACGCGGTGATGCTGTTCGACATTGCCCCGGAGGTGAAGGCGGCGGACCTGCTGGGAGTTGCTCGCGTGCTCTCATCGCCGCCGGTAGCTGGCGACGAAGGCGCCAACTTCGACGCGCGGTGCCGGGAGCTTCAACTCACGACGATCGATATCCGCATGGGGCGCGTCGGCTTCCTGCGGCGCGCGACGCCGATATCGTCGGGGCGCATTGCCGTGACGCCGCCGGCGCAGACCCCGCCGCTGGGAATCGGGGCCGTCCCCGCCCTGCCGGGCGCAGTCGCGGACGGTGGCGGGAAGCGCACCCCGCCGCGCGTCGTGCGGGAGGTTGCGCGGGCGCCGCGGGGAGCGGCGGGTGGCGCGGCCGGCGACGAGCGATTGCAGGACGACGAGGAGGCGATGATGGCCTCGGCCATGTCGCGCGACGCGAGCCCGCGCCTGATCGACGCGGTGCTCCAGCATCTCGACGCCCCGCTCGACGCCAGCAGCGCCCCGGTGGTGCTGGACGAGTATTCGCGCACCGTGGAGGACCTGGCGCGCGACGGCCGGTGGGAGGGGGTGGGGTTGCTCCTGCGGCGCATGGTGGCGCGTGAGGGCGAGGTCACGAACGCCGACGTGAAGCGCAGTTTCGTCATCCATCTGCGGCGGCTCTTCAAGCCGGGGGTCCTGCGTGGCGTGGCGCAGTTTGTCGCGCGTCGACGCGAGTTGCGCGAGGAGATGGCGCCGGTCTTCAACCGCGCTGGCGAAACGGGGGCCGAGGTGCTCATCGAGCTGATGGTTGCCTCGAACGTCACCTCCGAGCGCCGTGCCTTCCGGTCGATGCTCGCCAGGTGCCCGGACGCGACCGAGCAGCTGCGTCACCTGCTGCAGGACGCGCGGTGGTACGTGGTGCGCAACGCTGCCGAGCTGTTGGGCGAGATGGGGGTGGTGGAGTCCGATGCGGCGCTCATTGCCGCGCTCAGGCACAGCGATGCGCGCGTTCGCCGGGCCGTGGCGGGGGCGCTGGCTCGCCTCGGCACCGCGCGCGGCGTGCACGCCGTGCAGGGGCTGTTGGGCGACAGCAACGCCGCCGTGCGACTGCAGGCGGTGCACGGGCTATCGTCGGCGCGCGTGTCGCGCTCCGTTCCCGCGCTGCTGGCGGCGCTGGAGCAGGAGTCGGACCCCGAGCTGCAGCATGCGCTGCTGCATGCGTTAGGCGCGCACCCCACCGATGCGTCGGTGAGCGCCCTGTCGCAGGCGGCGCAACCGGGCGGGCTCCTGACGCGCAAGTCGACCGCGTATCGCCTGGCGGCCGTGCACGCGCTGGGCGAGGCGGCCACGCTGACCGCGCTCTCGGTGCTCCGTCGGCTGCAAGCCGACAAGGATCGCGAGGTGCGCGCGGCGGTATCGCGGGCGCTGATGGCCCATGCGCAGGGGGTGCTCGCCCCCGCCGGAGGGGCGCGCGGCTGA
- a CDS encoding beta-lactamase family protein codes for MLIHSCTSRRARRAAIRLAGIGLAAALPLASTTAFAQAQGARRVALTKAIDSIAGAFLKEGKGAGLSVAVVKGRDTLALKGYGSADLELGTPTPPRAVYEIGSVTKQFTSTAILMLRDEGKLSLDDDFTKYLPDFPTQGHRITIRQLLNHTSGIKGYTEMPQFGPMMVRDLPKDSLVALFSKEPFNFDTGEREIYNNSAFFLAGLIIEKLSGKSYADFVKERIFDKVGMRDSHYCSESAIIKGKVKGFDMGPKGLQKAGFLRHTYPYAAGSLCSTAGDLLAWNRALHGGKVLPAASYQEMITPQSLNDGTRLRYGLGISMHDVNGHRVIEHGGGINGFLSASDYFPDEDAVIVVLSNSTGLPPDPVVAAIADRVFGKKARATQPYAGSLGDLAGTYVGVGRGMDLTIRIAPDGNKLMATVAMGPNPKPGELHYLGNDTWDQDGQRLTFVRTGDKVAKLKVDMVYGFTILDRQP; via the coding sequence ATGCTCATCCACTCCTGCACCTCACGCCGGGCTCGGCGCGCCGCCATCCGGCTCGCCGGCATTGGTCTCGCCGCCGCGCTCCCGCTGGCATCCACGACAGCGTTCGCGCAGGCGCAAGGCGCGCGCCGTGTCGCGCTCACCAAGGCCATCGACTCCATTGCCGGCGCCTTCCTCAAGGAGGGCAAGGGGGCCGGACTTTCGGTGGCCGTGGTGAAGGGGCGCGACACGCTCGCCCTCAAGGGCTACGGCTCCGCCGACCTCGAACTCGGCACCCCCACGCCACCGCGCGCCGTCTACGAGATCGGTTCGGTGACCAAGCAGTTCACCTCCACTGCAATCCTGATGTTGCGCGACGAGGGGAAGCTCTCGCTCGACGACGACTTCACGAAGTACCTCCCCGACTTTCCCACGCAGGGGCACCGCATCACCATCCGTCAGCTGCTCAACCACACCTCGGGGATCAAGGGCTACACCGAGATGCCGCAGTTCGGCCCGATGATGGTGCGCGACCTCCCGAAGGACTCGCTTGTGGCCCTCTTCTCGAAGGAGCCATTCAACTTCGACACGGGCGAACGGGAGATCTACAACAACTCGGCGTTCTTCCTCGCCGGACTCATCATCGAGAAGCTCTCGGGCAAGTCGTACGCCGACTTCGTCAAGGAGCGCATCTTCGACAAGGTCGGGATGAGGGATTCGCACTACTGCTCCGAGTCGGCCATCATCAAGGGGAAGGTGAAGGGATTCGACATGGGCCCCAAGGGGCTGCAGAAGGCCGGCTTCCTGCGTCACACCTACCCATACGCAGCCGGCTCGCTCTGTTCCACGGCGGGCGACCTCCTGGCGTGGAACCGCGCGCTGCACGGCGGCAAGGTGCTCCCGGCCGCATCGTACCAGGAGATGATCACGCCGCAGTCGCTCAACGACGGCACCAGGCTGCGCTACGGGCTCGGCATCAGCATGCACGACGTGAACGGGCACCGCGTCATCGAGCACGGCGGCGGGATCAACGGCTTCCTCTCGGCCTCGGACTACTTCCCCGACGAGGACGCGGTCATCGTCGTCCTCTCGAACTCCACCGGACTCCCCCCCGACCCGGTCGTCGCCGCCATCGCCGATCGCGTGTTCGGGAAGAAGGCGCGCGCCACGCAGCCCTATGCCGGTTCGCTGGGCGACCTGGCGGGAACCTACGTCGGCGTGGGACGCGGCATGGATCTCACCATCAGGATTGCGCCTGACGGCAACAAGCTCATGGCCACCGTGGCGATGGGCCCCAACCCCAAGCCCGGCGAGTTGCACTACCTCGGCAACGACACCTGGGACCAGGACGGGCAGCGCCTCACCTTCGTGCGCACCGGCGACAAGGTGGCGAAGCTCAAGGTCGACATGGTCTACGGCTTCACCATCCTGGACCGCCAGCCCTAG
- a CDS encoding M42 family metallopeptidase — MLSPESVAFLKRLLDTPGPSGFEAAPARVWREEAAPFASTSADVMGNSMAEVAGGGEVTVMLAGHIDEIGVIATWIDDGGLVYIALIGGWDTQVLVGQRIRFAGRNGDVVGVVGKKPIHLMKPDEREKASRVSDLWVDIGAATKDEALALVAIGDAGVIDSRTVELPNNRIASRSIDNRIGAFVVLEALRRYAANPGRARVVAVATAQEEIGLHGGGALVAAARINPQMAIAVDVTFATDHPGPEKKEVGEHKLGGGPVLTRGSVNSPVVYRILRESAERLTMSYSVHAAGRDTSTDADFIHLAREGVATALVSVPNRYMHSPNEMVSLDDLDRTADLLAEACRSISGATDFTAR, encoded by the coding sequence ATGCTCTCCCCCGAATCTGTCGCCTTCCTCAAGCGTCTCCTCGACACCCCGGGGCCATCGGGCTTCGAGGCGGCCCCCGCACGCGTCTGGCGCGAGGAGGCCGCTCCCTTCGCATCCACGTCGGCCGACGTCATGGGGAACAGCATGGCCGAGGTGGCGGGCGGCGGTGAGGTGACCGTGATGCTCGCCGGCCACATCGACGAGATCGGGGTGATCGCGACCTGGATCGACGACGGTGGGCTCGTCTATATCGCGCTGATTGGCGGGTGGGACACGCAGGTCCTCGTTGGGCAGCGCATCCGCTTTGCCGGGCGCAACGGCGATGTAGTGGGCGTGGTCGGGAAGAAGCCGATCCACCTCATGAAGCCCGACGAGCGGGAAAAGGCATCGCGCGTCTCCGATCTCTGGGTCGACATCGGCGCCGCGACCAAGGACGAGGCGCTGGCGCTCGTGGCAATCGGCGACGCTGGGGTGATCGACTCGCGGACGGTCGAACTCCCCAACAATCGCATTGCATCACGGTCGATCGACAACCGGATCGGAGCCTTCGTCGTCCTCGAGGCACTGCGTCGTTATGCGGCCAATCCGGGGCGTGCGCGGGTGGTCGCCGTCGCCACGGCGCAGGAGGAGATCGGGTTGCACGGTGGCGGCGCCCTGGTGGCAGCGGCCCGCATCAACCCGCAGATGGCCATCGCCGTCGACGTCACCTTCGCCACCGACCACCCCGGGCCCGAGAAGAAGGAAGTCGGGGAGCACAAGCTCGGCGGCGGGCCGGTCCTCACGCGCGGGTCGGTCAACTCGCCCGTCGTGTACCGCATCCTGCGCGAATCGGCCGAGCGCCTGACGATGTCCTACTCCGTGCACGCCGCCGGTCGCGACACGAGTACCGACGCCGACTTCATCCACCTCGCGCGCGAGGGAGTGGCGACCGCGCTGGTCTCGGTCCCCAACCGCTACATGCACTCCCCCAACGAGATGGTGTCGCTCGACGACCTGGATCGGACCGCCGACCTGCTGGCGGAGGCCTGCCGCAGCATCTCGGGCGCCACGGACTTCACGGCGCGGTAG
- a CDS encoding ABC transporter substrate-binding protein, with protein MNDDTDGAATATAASHNAPIVSLLPAATEILAALGVWGRVAGVTHACDVPDAALRLPHVTASRIDAAHDALDIDRQVHIAAGSGQALFTLDEAMLRALHPALIVTQGLGEVCAIDEREMHRIASTLTPPAQVHTIAARTLEGVLASIEGLALVVGAEDEGRELVAGLRARMRRVHETLKAAGAPRPRVAVIEWTDPVYAAGHWVPDMVRRAGGVDALATAGEHSRPCPAPSVRDAAPDVIVFAPCGFALERADKEARATLARDEWAWARSKRVVVMDGNAFTSRPGPRLVEGIEIMARLFNPGCFTPLDLARGAILVP; from the coding sequence TGACGACACGGACGGGGCGGCGACCGCAACGGCCGCCAGCCACAACGCCCCGATCGTCTCGCTCCTCCCCGCCGCCACCGAGATCCTCGCCGCACTCGGCGTGTGGGGGCGCGTGGCCGGCGTCACCCACGCCTGCGATGTTCCGGACGCCGCGTTGCGGCTGCCGCACGTCACCGCCAGCCGCATCGACGCCGCGCACGATGCGCTCGACATCGACCGGCAGGTGCATATCGCCGCCGGGAGCGGCCAGGCGCTGTTCACCCTCGACGAGGCCATGCTGCGCGCGCTCCACCCCGCGCTCATCGTCACCCAGGGACTCGGCGAGGTCTGCGCGATCGACGAGCGCGAGATGCACCGCATCGCGTCGACCCTCACCCCGCCGGCGCAGGTTCACACGATTGCCGCCCGTACGTTGGAGGGGGTCCTGGCGTCCATCGAGGGGCTGGCGCTCGTGGTCGGCGCCGAGGACGAGGGGCGCGAGCTGGTGGCCGGGCTGCGCGCACGCATGCGCCGGGTGCACGAGACGCTCAAGGCGGCCGGCGCCCCGCGCCCGCGTGTGGCCGTCATCGAGTGGACCGACCCGGTGTACGCTGCCGGTCATTGGGTCCCCGACATGGTGCGCCGCGCCGGCGGTGTCGACGCCCTGGCCACCGCCGGCGAGCACTCCCGCCCCTGCCCGGCCCCATCAGTCCGAGACGCCGCACCCGACGTGATCGTCTTTGCACCGTGCGGCTTCGCCCTGGAGCGCGCCGACAAGGAAGCGCGAGCCACCCTCGCACGCGACGAGTGGGCGTGGGCACGCTCGAAGCGCGTGGTCGTGATGGACGGCAACGCCTTCACCTCGCGCCCCGGACCACGACTGGTCGAGGGGATCGAGATCATGGCCCGGCTGTTCAACCCGGGATGCTTCACGCCACTGGACTTGGCGCGGGGAGCGATCCTGGTGCCGTAG